A region of Allocoleopsis franciscana PCC 7113 DNA encodes the following proteins:
- a CDS encoding acyltransferase — MDAWFDSKKNFNLGKNSVINQNCRLDNRGSITIGENVSISSEVCILTADHDLQSCDFTGRLRPVNIEDYVFIGTRAMILPGVTLGKGCAVAAGAVVTKSVPPFTIVAGVPAKPIGMRQTNLQYRLSYRRLFY, encoded by the coding sequence ATGGATGCCTGGTTTGATTCAAAAAAAAATTTTAACCTGGGCAAGAACAGTGTAATTAATCAAAATTGCCGATTGGACAATCGAGGCAGTATTACGATTGGAGAAAATGTCTCTATTTCCTCAGAAGTATGTATCTTAACAGCCGATCATGATTTGCAAAGTTGTGATTTTACAGGCCGTCTTCGTCCAGTAAATATTGAAGATTACGTCTTTATTGGCACACGCGCCATGATTTTACCGGGAGTCACCTTAGGGAAAGGCTGCGCTGTGGCAGCAGGTGCTGTTGTGACTAAAAGTGTTCCCCCCTTCACCATTGTTGCTGGGGTTCCGGCTAAACCGATAGGAATGCGACAAACTAATCTTCAATATCGCCTGAGTTACCGCAGATTGTTTTACTAA
- a CDS encoding glycosyltransferase family 1 protein, with protein MIVFVQPFGLNSPGGGSRILRALLKDTPVTFLSICTSPQAPPPTTVGQELYLPIRPYFGRIERTRFKELVNIFYFPLAEIFRYRLTGICRQFKATAIHAIAHDLTFWYAYQVAKKLELPYYLSVHDDLRYALQGSVLFKEGMSKIAEVWKGAEGRFVISDELGKEYAQRYGQKAFTIVTDGLEQVAAKPLIRAINSCRVYFMGLFHISYKVNFDAFLQALEILQKLRPDWHVTLTCRCGNISPKLLAAQFPVTQLPFASEQEVIRDMEQADMVYFPLPFGQEYESFVRYSLSTKMITYLGSGLPIIYHGPIKAAASQLLGQHQAAILINSLDPHCIAEALIKERVKTVDIVQNALNLGVEQFILREQKNKFWNSVNKI; from the coding sequence ATGATCGTCTTTGTTCAACCCTTTGGCCTGAATTCACCTGGTGGTGGTTCGCGTATTTTACGTGCACTCCTGAAGGATACCCCTGTAACTTTTCTAAGCATTTGTACCTCACCTCAAGCCCCACCACCAACAACTGTAGGGCAAGAATTATATTTACCAATAAGACCTTATTTCGGACGGATTGAAAGAACCCGTTTTAAGGAGTTGGTAAATATCTTTTATTTCCCTCTGGCAGAAATATTTAGATATCGACTTACAGGAATCTGCCGTCAGTTCAAAGCAACGGCTATTCATGCAATTGCTCATGATTTGACTTTCTGGTATGCCTATCAGGTAGCGAAAAAGTTAGAGTTGCCTTACTATCTGAGTGTACATGATGATTTAAGATATGCTCTCCAAGGTAGTGTATTGTTCAAAGAGGGCATGAGCAAAATTGCTGAGGTCTGGAAGGGAGCAGAGGGACGCTTTGTTATTTCAGATGAACTCGGAAAAGAATATGCTCAAAGGTATGGGCAAAAAGCCTTCACTATTGTTACAGATGGTCTTGAGCAAGTAGCAGCTAAACCCCTGATTCGAGCAATAAATAGTTGCAGAGTCTACTTTATGGGTTTATTCCATATTAGTTATAAAGTCAACTTCGATGCATTTTTGCAAGCGCTGGAAATATTACAGAAACTCCGCCCTGATTGGCATGTTACTTTAACCTGTCGCTGTGGCAATATTAGTCCAAAACTATTAGCTGCTCAATTCCCGGTTACTCAGCTACCTTTTGCTTCAGAACAGGAAGTCATTCGCGATATGGAACAAGCAGATATGGTATATTTCCCGCTTCCTTTTGGGCAAGAGTATGAGTCTTTTGTCCGTTATAGTCTTTCTACTAAAATGATTACTTATTTGGGAAGCGGGCTACCAATTATCTATCATGGTCCTATAAAAGCAGCAGCAAGTCAGCTATTAGGGCAACATCAAGCTGCAATCCTAATAAATTCCCTCGATCCTCACTGTATCGCAGAAGCTTTGATTAAGGAGCGAGTAAAAACAGTAGACATCGTACAAAATGCTTTAAATTTGGGCGTAGAGCAATTTATTCTGAGAGAACAAAAAAATAAATTTTGGAATTCAGTTAACAAAATTTAG
- a CDS encoding FkbM family methyltransferase, with protein sequence MQLSSLKLLIKDFIKEFLSFLGLKISRRSSGLFGVKNNFVYQFEPTKGDKFNWLKTMNINTVIDVGAHQGEWALELCKILGYPNFYCFEPVRSNFLELSHNLNLPNFKLFNLAVGDRQGKLQMYRNNFLPGSSILKCSEFHLQTFPFSANEEVETIDINTLDEIFKLIDLKDNILLKIDVQGYEDKVIFGAKNILERIKVVIVETSFCELYEGQALFTDIYQLLSKQGFIYSGSLEELKSPRDGIPLQQDSLFIKK encoded by the coding sequence ATGCAGCTAAGTTCTTTGAAATTGCTAATTAAAGATTTCATAAAAGAATTTTTGTCTTTTTTAGGCTTAAAAATAAGCCGACGTAGTTCTGGATTATTTGGTGTAAAAAATAATTTTGTATATCAATTTGAGCCTACGAAAGGGGATAAATTTAACTGGCTTAAAACGATGAATATTAACACGGTTATTGATGTAGGAGCGCACCAAGGAGAATGGGCTTTAGAACTTTGTAAAATTCTAGGATATCCTAATTTTTATTGTTTTGAACCTGTAAGAAGTAATTTTCTAGAACTAAGTCATAACTTGAATTTACCAAATTTCAAATTATTCAACTTAGCTGTGGGCGATCGCCAAGGTAAGTTACAAATGTATCGTAACAATTTTTTACCAGGTTCTTCAATTTTAAAGTGTTCAGAGTTCCATCTACAAACTTTTCCATTTTCAGCTAATGAAGAAGTAGAAACTATTGATATTAATACCCTTGACGAAATTTTCAAACTCATAGATTTAAAAGATAATATCTTATTAAAAATAGATGTACAAGGATATGAAGATAAAGTTATTTTTGGAGCTAAAAATATATTGGAGCGTATCAAGGTAGTTATTGTAGAAACTTCGTTTTGTGAGCTATACGAAGGCCAAGCTTTGTTTACAGATATCTATCAACTATTATCTAAACAGGGTTTTATCTACTCAGGTAGCTTGGAAGAGCTGAAAAGTCCAAGGGACGGTATCCCTCTTCAACAAGATAGCCTATTTATAAAGAAGTGA
- a CDS encoding protoglobin domain-containing protein, which translates to MALDAHEFMQKMQSRINFTDKDKNLLQSEANWGREIAPKMAEHFYAYLNDDPEMNSILHAKEGRLHRLHETFIQWFHEMFTGMDNWGEAYADRRWRIGLVHVQVGILPQHVVPAMANVVHEVGSSIKRDGKDEVLRDALGRICMIDLAFIEQAYVEVTAAAVLQETGWTETLFRRLIASGAGSITH; encoded by the coding sequence ATGGCTTTAGATGCTCATGAATTTATGCAAAAGATGCAAAGTAGAATTAATTTTACTGATAAAGACAAAAATCTTCTCCAATCCGAAGCCAATTGGGGGAGAGAAATTGCGCCAAAAATGGCAGAGCATTTCTATGCTTACTTAAACGATGATCCAGAAATGAATAGTATTCTGCACGCCAAAGAAGGGCGTCTCCATCGTCTTCATGAAACTTTTATTCAATGGTTTCACGAAATGTTTACAGGTATGGATAATTGGGGGGAGGCATACGCGGATCGTCGTTGGCGAATTGGTTTAGTCCATGTACAAGTGGGTATTCTTCCTCAACACGTTGTCCCAGCGATGGCTAATGTGGTTCATGAGGTCGGATCATCCATCAAAAGGGATGGCAAGGATGAAGTTCTGCGAGATGCTTTGGGTCGGATTTGTATGATCGACTTAGCCTTTATTGAGCAAGCTTATGTAGAAGTAACGGCGGCGGCTGTTTTACAAGAAACCGGTTGGACAGAAACTTTATTTCGGCGTTTGATTGCTTCAGGTGCAGGTTCTATCACTCACTAA
- a CDS encoding DUF1802 family protein: MESTTTHALKEWAVAVDALEQGNMIMLLRKGGIKEEGNCFIVTHNQILLYPTYEHQQPNLLKPEYADQVTPVMSGWHPETVRISSWAEITDILLVSDEKAVVALLLYHIWNEQFVSERLRWKPRQSLFILLLRTYRLPQPQLIPYRPEYGGCRSWIDLTEAINLEGIVSVLDDTTYTDRVTQIRHVLTTSGHSYVTQNPILS; this comes from the coding sequence ATGGAATCTACTACCACACACGCGCTGAAAGAATGGGCTGTTGCCGTTGATGCCTTAGAACAAGGCAACATGATCATGCTGCTACGCAAAGGCGGCATCAAGGAAGAGGGGAACTGCTTCATTGTCACTCACAATCAGATTTTGCTCTACCCTACCTATGAGCATCAACAGCCTAACTTGCTGAAACCAGAGTACGCGGATCAAGTCACACCTGTAATGTCAGGTTGGCATCCGGAAACTGTTCGGATTAGTAGTTGGGCTGAAATTACTGATATTTTGCTGGTGAGTGATGAAAAAGCGGTTGTCGCGCTGTTACTCTATCACATTTGGAATGAGCAATTTGTCAGCGAGCGCCTCCGTTGGAAACCCCGTCAGTCCCTGTTTATCCTTTTGTTACGGACTTACCGACTCCCCCAACCCCAATTGATTCCTTATCGTCCAGAATATGGAGGTTGTCGCTCATGGATTGACCTAACTGAAGCGATTAATTTAGAGGGAATTGTGTCTGTTTTGGATGATACAACCTATACCGATCGGGTGACCCAAATCCGTCACGTGCTTACAACATCAGGACATTCCTATGTCACTCAAAATCCTATATTGTCTTGA
- a CDS encoding glycosyltransferase family 2 protein, with amino-acid sequence MPTFSIITPLHNKVAYITETIQSVLSQTYSDWEMFIVENGSTDGSFLKAQEIQDSRLHFLESPKQGPGAARNYGLNLAQGDWIQFLDADDLLEPNHLEQQLIAAEKNPEAEIIACSWQEFTDDNPTQKTLRQPTGLRQPIQVLRDFAIAFTPWAPHAAIIKRSVLSADCYWPEQLDRYLAEDIAFWFKLVNKCKVAYGHSQGAVYRLHTPQCRNQVSNPEKLFEGVNAAIELNCQYLQEKNRSYTPAQCEHLMTAYSQMYLVARKKNSVIVEQQALSIASQWLREYFGVVKKPRLPMLVRRLMGLKLFLNLTKT; translated from the coding sequence ATGCCAACTTTCTCGATCATTACTCCCCTACATAACAAAGTGGCCTACATTACCGAAACCATTCAGTCCGTACTATCCCAAACCTATTCGGACTGGGAAATGTTTATCGTAGAAAATGGCTCAACAGATGGTAGCTTCTTAAAAGCTCAAGAAATTCAAGATTCACGCCTTCATTTTTTGGAATCACCAAAACAGGGGCCAGGGGCTGCTCGTAATTACGGGCTAAACTTAGCTCAAGGAGACTGGATTCAGTTTCTAGATGCCGATGATTTGCTAGAACCCAATCATTTAGAGCAACAGTTAATAGCCGCCGAAAAAAATCCAGAGGCTGAGATTATTGCTTGCTCTTGGCAGGAATTTACAGATGATAATCCTACCCAGAAAACACTGAGACAACCAACAGGTTTAAGACAACCGATTCAGGTACTACGGGATTTTGCGATCGCATTTACTCCTTGGGCACCCCATGCTGCTATAATTAAGCGCTCTGTTTTGTCGGCTGATTGCTATTGGCCTGAACAACTTGATCGGTATTTAGCAGAAGATATTGCCTTTTGGTTTAAGTTAGTCAACAAATGTAAAGTTGCCTATGGACACAGTCAAGGAGCTGTCTATCGATTGCACACTCCTCAGTGCCGTAACCAGGTATCTAATCCTGAAAAGTTGTTTGAAGGAGTCAACGCAGCCATTGAATTGAATTGCCAGTACCTACAAGAAAAGAACCGCTCTTACACACCAGCGCAATGTGAACATTTGATGACGGCTTACTCACAAATGTATCTTGTGGCACGAAAAAAAAATTCAGTAATCGTAGAGCAGCAAGCACTATCCATCGCATCTCAATGGTTAAGAGAGTATTTTGGAGTAGTCAAAAAACCTAGATTACCAATGCTAGTTCGTCGTCTGATGGGACTCAAGCTTTTTTTAAATTTAACCAAAACCTAA
- a CDS encoding class I SAM-dependent methyltransferase has translation MLIVFISLPLQILIIKRVNRFRNFEMLPKILNEAIDGLLLSIFKKAPFRLINRFLWLFHRNPTLGDKWGYYIRKFHYYDPLPNFSDITQEQVLKRRIPKAIDWNLEAQINLIKKLSLYQSEIFHIKDDKDFNLKFNFFNNFYSEVDAAIYYTLIREIKPRKIIEIGCGYSTQIAALAIAQNQQEGKTGKIICIEPYPEPQLVEANLDVELLIERVENIDLKIFEQLSSGDVLFIDSTHTVKFGSDVCREILEILPALASGVWIHFHDIFFPYDYPPQWLIEKRLAWNEQYMLEAFLAYNSHFEVVLANHWLSVDYPQEVANIWPGVVNWEKDPYHHCAGLWLRKK, from the coding sequence TTGTTAATAGTCTTTATCAGTTTACCTCTTCAAATATTAATTATAAAACGGGTCAATAGATTCAGGAATTTTGAGATGCTACCTAAAATTTTGAATGAAGCCATAGATGGATTGTTATTATCTATTTTCAAAAAGGCTCCTTTTCGCCTCATCAATAGATTCTTATGGTTATTTCATCGAAATCCCACTTTAGGCGATAAGTGGGGTTACTACATCCGAAAATTTCACTACTATGACCCTCTACCTAACTTTTCAGATATTACTCAAGAACAGGTTCTTAAAAGACGAATTCCAAAGGCTATAGATTGGAATTTAGAAGCTCAAATCAACCTGATTAAAAAATTAAGTTTGTACCAATCAGAAATTTTTCATATTAAGGATGACAAAGATTTTAATTTAAAATTTAATTTCTTTAATAATTTCTACTCAGAAGTCGATGCAGCAATCTACTATACGCTCATCAGAGAGATAAAACCGAGGAAAATTATCGAGATTGGGTGTGGATATTCTACTCAAATTGCGGCCTTGGCGATCGCTCAGAATCAACAAGAGGGAAAGACGGGTAAAATCATTTGTATTGAACCTTATCCTGAACCCCAACTCGTTGAAGCCAATCTTGATGTTGAACTACTGATTGAACGAGTGGAAAATATCGATTTGAAAATTTTTGAGCAATTAAGTTCTGGCGATGTTCTTTTTATTGATTCCACCCATACCGTAAAATTTGGCAGTGATGTATGTCGAGAAATTCTGGAAATCTTACCAGCTCTTGCTAGTGGCGTTTGGATTCACTTTCATGATATATTTTTCCCCTACGATTACCCCCCGCAATGGTTAATTGAGAAGCGTTTGGCCTGGAACGAGCAATATATGCTAGAGGCATTTTTGGCCTACAATTCTCACTTTGAAGTTGTGCTAGCCAATCATTGGCTCTCTGTAGATTACCCGCAGGAAGTTGCTAATATTTGGCCCGGAGTTGTTAACTGGGAAAAAGACCCTTATCACCATTGTGCCGGTTTATGGCTCCGTAAAAAATGA
- a CDS encoding glycosyltransferase: MATDDCQGLLTAEIIEIKANRLLNRLARTRFAKWFHDVFQCFNTFHNSQKIRTYIKNNKPDIILTVAHNELCWLAQQISQEFNIPLVTIFHDWWPDMAYVHTFARKFLTNRFKRLYQQSQMVFCVDEEIQQALGTHPNVHILYPIPNPSIKAKSPTPLAIEDAFTVIYAGTLSGIYGPMMQDLSTLVQEYPEFKLKLFGPPLDWPDLLVKQVKAAQIYRGFMTSDLIAPVLRDASALLVAMSFNPPDQMRMQTSFPSKIPEYCQFGKPIIIWGPDYSSAVHWGRKHQSALVVTSPVAQDLVKAIKELASQPEEQIRLGEKALEMAQGMFNPEKIQKQFVNSLYQFTSSNINYKTGQ; the protein is encoded by the coding sequence ATGGCTACCGATGATTGCCAAGGTTTACTAACCGCAGAAATAATCGAGATTAAAGCCAATCGATTATTAAATCGACTTGCAAGAACAAGATTCGCAAAGTGGTTTCACGATGTATTTCAGTGTTTCAATACCTTCCATAACAGCCAAAAAATTCGCACTTATATCAAAAATAATAAACCTGATATCATTCTCACCGTAGCTCACAATGAGTTATGTTGGCTAGCTCAACAGATTTCTCAAGAATTTAATATTCCCCTAGTGACAATTTTTCATGATTGGTGGCCTGATATGGCTTATGTTCATACATTTGCACGAAAATTTTTAACTAATCGATTCAAGAGACTTTATCAGCAAAGCCAGATGGTATTTTGTGTCGATGAAGAAATACAACAAGCATTAGGAACCCATCCTAACGTACATATTTTGTACCCTATTCCCAATCCATCCATAAAAGCAAAATCCCCAACACCGTTGGCGATAGAAGATGCATTCACAGTAATTTATGCAGGAACTCTTTCCGGCATTTACGGCCCTATGATGCAAGACTTGTCTACTTTAGTTCAGGAGTATCCTGAATTTAAGTTAAAGTTATTCGGTCCACCACTAGATTGGCCAGATTTATTGGTAAAGCAGGTTAAAGCGGCTCAAATCTACAGAGGGTTTATGACCAGTGACTTGATAGCGCCTGTGCTTAGGGATGCGAGTGCTCTACTTGTTGCTATGTCTTTCAATCCGCCAGACCAGATGCGGATGCAAACAAGCTTTCCTTCTAAAATTCCAGAATATTGCCAGTTTGGAAAGCCTATTATCATTTGGGGGCCAGACTATAGTTCGGCTGTTCACTGGGGACGCAAACATCAGTCAGCATTAGTGGTAACCTCTCCTGTAGCACAGGACTTAGTAAAAGCGATTAAAGAACTGGCAAGTCAACCGGAGGAACAAATACGTCTGGGGGAAAAGGCTTTAGAAATGGCTCAGGGAATGTTTAATCCTGAAAAAATTCAAAAGCAGTTTGTTAATAGTCTTTATCAGTTTACCTCTTCAAATATTAATTATAAAACGGGTCAATAG
- a CDS encoding sulfotransferase — protein sequence MKVKYCIVLGCPRSGTTFLMTALRALANSECISGLLIPVSIPHLVNYSLPDYIYNVLAFELEASLQNYLDSGIPSSRFSALHKWLKGYMSSQEFFQALQRKRVVERIIYKEPFLSFAPEFTYRALPDCRILHLYRDGRDCADSLIRTYDVLTDEKLMALNTSEMPIGRKYDERYVPWWVEEGREEEFLGSTPYVRAIWMWKEMVGRCHTFFSQPEVAQTGRVLLIKYEDLVSDSLKCGELIASHFGAKMNRQLQKQIKKAHPQSIGIHKRRNPKEIEEAERIAQAELKLYGYL from the coding sequence ATGAAAGTAAAATATTGCATCGTTCTGGGATGCCCTCGTTCAGGAACGACATTTTTAATGACGGCACTCAGAGCTTTAGCGAATTCAGAATGTATTTCTGGTCTCCTGATTCCCGTTTCGATTCCTCATCTGGTCAACTATTCCTTACCAGACTATATTTATAATGTCCTAGCTTTTGAACTTGAAGCTTCCCTTCAGAACTATCTTGATTCAGGCATTCCCTCTTCACGATTTTCCGCCTTGCATAAATGGCTCAAAGGCTATATGAGTAGCCAAGAGTTTTTTCAAGCTTTGCAACGTAAACGAGTTGTTGAACGCATCATTTATAAAGAACCTTTTCTCAGCTTTGCCCCAGAATTTACATATCGTGCGCTACCCGATTGTCGTATTCTTCACCTCTACCGAGATGGTCGAGATTGTGCCGATTCCCTGATTAGAACCTATGATGTACTTACTGATGAAAAGTTAATGGCTCTCAATACCTCCGAAATGCCCATCGGACGTAAATATGATGAGCGTTATGTTCCTTGGTGGGTTGAGGAAGGGAGAGAAGAAGAATTTTTGGGCAGCACCCCCTATGTCAGAGCGATTTGGATGTGGAAGGAGATGGTGGGACGATGTCACACCTTTTTTTCTCAGCCTGAGGTTGCACAGACAGGTCGAGTACTACTCATAAAATACGAAGATTTAGTCAGCGATAGCCTTAAATGTGGAGAGCTGATTGCTAGCCACTTTGGAGCCAAAATGAATCGACAACTGCAAAAACAAATCAAAAAGGCTCATCCCCAGTCAATAGGCATCCATAAAAGACGTAATCCTAAAGAAATTGAAGAAGCTGAAAGAATTGCCCAAGCCGAACTTAAGCTTTATGGCTATTTATAG